A window of the Cicer arietinum cultivar CDC Frontier isolate Library 1 chromosome 6, Cicar.CDCFrontier_v2.0, whole genome shotgun sequence genome harbors these coding sequences:
- the LOC140920776 gene encoding uncharacterized mitochondrial protein AtMg00860-like — MDWLSSNFVRMDFFSKTIELMEPEEREKPSNITANQEVSFQGHVISRGGIVVDPAKVDKVLEWKTPKLVTKIRSFLGLVGCYRRFIEGFSKLALPLTKLTQKGELFMWDTHCENNFQELKKRLTSTPILVLPNPSELFVVYCDTCGSRLGGVLMQD, encoded by the exons atggattggctATCTTCCAACTTTGTTCGCAtggatttttttagtaaaaccatTGAATTGATGGAGCCAGAAGAGAGGGAGAAACCTAGCAATATAACCGCCAACCAA GAAGTGAGTTTCCAAGGACATGTAATTTCACGAGGTGGAATAGTTGTTGATCCTGCCAAGGTGGATAAAGTCTTAGAATGGAAAACACCTAAGTTAGTGACAAAGATTAGGAGTTTCCTTGGATTGGTTGGTTGTTATCGTAGGTTCATAGAAGGATTCTCCAAGTTGGCCTTACCTTTAACTAAGTTGACCCAAAAAGGGGAATTGTTCATGTGGGATACCCATTGTGAGAATAATTTCCAAGAGCTTAAGAAACGATTAACCTCTACACCGATCTTAGTGCTACCTAACCCAAGTGAACTCTTTGTAGTATATTGTGACACGTGCGGTTCAAGATTAGGTGGAGTGCTTATGCAGGATTAG